The genomic stretch ACACCCTCCGGCATTTTCAGAATTCTCAACTTTTTCCTTTTCTGAAGCCTCAGCAGAGCATCTTCATCGAAGGAGGGAGCCATCACAATTTCCAGGAATACCCCTTTAAGCCTGGCAACGAGCGGAATGTCCACGTTGCAGTTCAGGGCAAGTATCCCGCCGTACGGTGAAATACTGTCAGCTCTGAATGCGTTATCGAAGGCTTCCCCGGCAGTCTTTCCCCTTCCAGCACCGCAGGGATTGCCGTGTTTCATAAGAACGGCGGAAATGGAATCCTCCGGCATTTCAACCGCTAGATCCCATGCAGCTGTGGCATCCAGATAATTGTTGTAACTCATGGCTTTTCCGCCCAGGATCTCCACATTTCCAAAACCATTTCTGGGCCATGGAAAATGCACCACAGCCGGTTGATGCGGGTTCTCTCCGTACCTGAGTTCGGGAACAAAGCCCCGCTCAAGACTAAGCGAAATATCAAGATCGTAACGCGAGGTAATATCGAAAGTTCTCGATGCCATCATGCGTCTGAACGCTTCATCGTCATGTTCGTTTGAAATTGCTTCAAGTACTGTTGGGAATATGTCACATCCGGCAGCTGAGATGATATGCCGCCAGTTCTTGGCGGCACCGCGAACCATAGTGGGGCCGCCGATGTCGATGAATTCAACAAGTTCCGGATCATCCGCTTCCATTCCGTCTGTTTTTTCAAAAGGATAGAAATCGACAGCCACCAGGTCAAACACAGGTTTTCCTTCACTTATCCTGTCTTCCCTGCTTTCTCCTTCTGCAAGGATAGCGGCGTGGAGTTCGGGATGAAGGGTCTTCACTCTTCCACCCAGTAATGAGCTGATACCTGTGATTTCCTCGGTGGGAATCACATCTGTTCCGCTCTTTATGATATGATCTGCGGTTCCTCCGGATGCGTATATCTTCCATCCCATATCGGAAAGCCCGGTTGCCAGCTCATCCAGCCCTTTCTTGTTCCAGGCACTGATCAGAGCGGTTTTAATTCTGTCAGCCATACTCCTCCATCCATTTTCTTGCATCGAAATATACCGTTGGATTCCTTTTATGTTCCGAAGATTCAATCATCTTATCAATCCTTGCGATTGCTGACACTGAGATATCACCATTCTGGAAATATGCCTTGATTTCCCGATACGTAATTTCCATTTCCTCCTCATCGCTCTGACCGGGCCAGAGTCCGGCAGACGGAATTCTGTTGATAACCCAGCGTGGCAGCCCGAGTGTCGCGGCAAGTTCTCTTACTTCGTCCTTGTACAATCTGCTGATTGGGAGAAAATCGGACGCTCCGTCCCCCCACTTCGTCCAGTAACCCACAAGTATCTCAGAATAGTTACTGGTTCCCAGAACAAGCCTTCCCGGTGAATAAGCGTATAGCATTGCCATCCTGAGACGCGATTTGATATTCGCCAGATTCATTACAGACGTATCATCAAGCCGACCGGCTTCAATGAAAGATTGAAGAACAGGTGACAGGTCAAGAACCTTGTATTTGATTCTCAGGTGCTCTGCAATCCTTACGCCGTCATCCGTATCCGACTGAATGCTTCCGCACGGCATCATCAATCCGAGGATATTCTCATTTCCCAGAGCTTCGGCACACAGTGCAGCTGAAACCGCGGAGTCAAGGCCTCCGCTCAATCCTACAACCACACCTGTTGCCGATGCTTCCGATACGATCAGTTTTATCCAGTTCTCAATCGAATCTGCCAGTTCTCCGTAGTCAACTGTCTGTTTCATAGTTAATCTATTCCCTGACCGGTTTCAATGACAGCTTTCTTTCCATAGTATCAACCGATAGAACCTCAATCCTGAGAAGTGAACCCTCATGATAGGGTCCCCCTGACTCGGTAAAAGGAATTCCAGCGCGAATGATATCGCTTCTATGGGCCAGCCCCTCAACCGGCACCCCCTCAAGCCTTACAAAAACACCAAAGCTCTTAATACCGGTGACTACTCCATTGAAAACCTTACCAATATTTCTTGAAAGAAAAAGCAGAGCCATAAGTTCTTCGGCTTCTCTCTCCGCGCTCTCAGCGTTATCCTCATTTGCATTGCATACCTCAGCGAGCCCTGCAAGGTCGGAATCCTGAGCCGGGATTTCACCCCTTTCCAGCATGGCCAAAACCTGATGAACAATCAGGTCTGGATAACGGCGGATTGGGCTTGTGAAGTGCAGATAGCTTCTAAGCGCTAATCCGAAATGTCCCGTATTCGACGGCAGATAAACAGCTTTCTGCATCGATCTGAGGATATACTCAATGACAAGGTCGTGCAGGGGTGAATCCCTCAGGCTGTCAAGTATCTTCTTCAGTACCGCGGGGCTGTGTATCTTTCCTCCGGGAAGCGAAATGTCCAGCTTATCAAACTGTCGGGCAAGACGCTCCTCGGATATGGAGACAGGGTCATCGTGTACTCTGA from Candidatus Aegiribacteria sp. encodes the following:
- the purH gene encoding bifunctional phosphoribosylaminoimidazolecarboxamide formyltransferase/IMP cyclohydrolase, yielding MADRIKTALISAWNKKGLDELATGLSDMGWKIYASGGTADHIIKSGTDVIPTEEITGISSLLGGRVKTLHPELHAAILAEGESREDRISEGKPVFDLVAVDFYPFEKTDGMEADDPELVEFIDIGGPTMVRGAAKNWRHIISAAGCDIFPTVLEAISNEHDDEAFRRMMASRTFDITSRYDLDISLSLERGFVPELRYGENPHQPAVVHFPWPRNGFGNVEILGGKAMSYNNYLDATAAWDLAVEMPEDSISAVLMKHGNPCGAGRGKTAGEAFDNAFRADSISPYGGILALNCNVDIPLVARLKGVFLEIVMAPSFDEDALLRLQKRKKLRILKMPEGVKPGRQVRSILGGLLFQEPDAVSGLERIDVVSERKPSEQELAAMDILWRVCRSVKSNAIVVGDSMGALGVGAGQMSRIESLDLAIRRAKREGHSLEGAVLASDGLFPFRDGPDRAAEEGIGAIVQPGGSIRDQEVIDAVNEHGMAMVFTGTRHFRH
- the nadE gene encoding NAD(+) synthase, which produces MKQTVDYGELADSIENWIKLIVSEASATGVVVGLSGGLDSAVSAALCAEALGNENILGLMMPCGSIQSDTDDGVRIAEHLRIKYKVLDLSPVLQSFIEAGRLDDTSVMNLANIKSRLRMAMLYAYSPGRLVLGTSNYSEILVGYWTKWGDGASDFLPISRLYKDEVRELAATLGLPRWVINRIPSAGLWPGQSDEEEMEITYREIKAYFQNGDISVSAIARIDKMIESSEHKRNPTVYFDARKWMEEYG